Proteins encoded by one window of Helicobacter sp. 11S03491-1:
- a CDS encoding YbaB/EbfC family nucleoid-associated protein, with product MFDLEQLNGIFGDMKKEFSGMEEKIKDTIFSAKAGGGLVSVSINGAGELIDISIDDSLLEDKESLQILLISAINDAYKNVEENKKSMALQMFGGMNIFGKNDA from the coding sequence ATGTTTGATTTAGAACAGTTGAATGGAATTTTTGGTGATATGAAAAAAGAATTTTCAGGCATGGAAGAAAAAATTAAAGATACGATATTTAGTGCAAAAGCCGGAGGAGGGTTGGTAAGTGTGTCCATTAATGGGGCAGGCGAGCTTATAGACATAAGCATTGATGATAGTTTGCTGGAAGATAAGGAATCCTTGCAAATCCTTCTTATTAGCGCTATCAATGATGCTTATAAAAATGTCGAAGAAAACAAAAAATCAATGGCGCTTCAAATGTTTGGAGGGATGAATATATTTGGAAAAAATGATGCCTAA